A single genomic interval of Bos javanicus breed banteng chromosome 8, ARS-OSU_banteng_1.0, whole genome shotgun sequence harbors:
- the LOC133252661 gene encoding tetraspanin-3-like: protein MGQCGITSSKTVLVFLNLIFWGAAGILCYVGAYVFITYKDCDHFFEDVYPLIPAVVIITVGDLLFIIGLIGCCAPIRESRCGLAMFVIILLLVFVTEVVVVVLGYVYRAKVENEVDRSIQKVYKTYNGTNPDAASRAIDYVQRQLHCCGIHNYSDWENTDWFKETKNQSIHVSCCREIASSCNGSLANPSDLYAEGCKALVVKKLQEIKMHVIWAALAFAAIQLLGMLCACIVLCRRNRGPAYELLVTGGAYA from the coding sequence ATGGGCCAGTGTGGCATCACCTCCTCCAAGACCGTGCTGGTGTTTCTCAACCTCATCTTCTGGGGAGCCGCTGGCATTTTATGCTATGTTGGAGCCTATGTCTTCATCACTTACAAGGACTGTGACCACTTCTTTGAAGATGTGTACCCTCTCATCCCTGCTGTGGTGATCATAACTGTCGGGGACCTGCTCTTCATTATTGGGCTAATTGGTTGCTGTGCCCCAATCCGGGAAAGCCGCTGTGGACTTGCCATGTTTGTCATCATCCTACTCTTGGTTTTTGTCACAGAAGTTGTTGTTGTGGTTTTGGGATATGTTTACAGAGCAAAGGTGGAAAATGAAGTTGATCGCAGCATTCAGAAGGTATATAAGACCTACAATGGAACCAACCCTGATGCTGCTAGCCGGGCCATTGACTATGTTCAGAGACAGCTGCACTGTTGTGGAATTCACAACTATTCAGACTGGGAAAATACAGACTGGTTCAAAGAAACCAAAAACCAGAGCATCCATGTTAGTTGTTGCAGAGAGATAGCCAGCAGCTGTAACGGCAGTCTGGCCAACCCCTCTGATCTCTATGCTGAGGGGTGTAAGGCTCTAGTTGTGAAGAAGCTACAAGAAATCAAGATGCATGTTATCTGGGCAGCATTGGCATTTGCAGCTATTCAGCTGCTGGGCATGCTGTGTGCCTGTATCGTGTTGTGCAGAAGGAATAGAGGTCCTGCTTATGAGCTCCTCGTCACCGGCGGAGCCTATGCATAG